Proteins found in one Patescibacteria group bacterium genomic segment:
- the speD gene encoding adenosylmethionine decarboxylase gives MNTKTKRSIKWTIDTKNKFQHAGVHLIAEFWNGRIIEDKKEIKEILIRAVKKANCTPLKIVIHKFEPQGITGVVLLAESHLTLHSWPEYNYVAIDIFTCGDKSAPDKALDYLKSVFVPKKIEIQKVKRGKA, from the coding sequence ATGAACACAAAAACAAAGAGGTCTATTAAATGGACCATAGATACAAAAAATAAATTTCAACACGCAGGCGTTCATCTGATCGCTGAATTTTGGAATGGCAGAATTATTGAAGATAAGAAAGAAATCAAAGAAATTCTCATCAGAGCAGTAAAAAAAGCTAATTGTACTCCTTTAAAAATTGTAATCCATAAATTTGAACCGCAGGGAATCACTGGGGTTGTTTTATTAGCTGAAAGTCATCTTACACTTCATTCTTGGCCTGAATACAATTATGTTGCTATTGATATTTTTACTTGTGGTGATAAATCTGCTCCCGATAAGGCTTTAGATTATTTAAAAAGTGTATTTGTCCCTAAGAAAATTGAAATTCAGAAAGTAAAAAGAGGCAAAGCTTA
- the raiA gene encoding ribosome-associated translation inhibitor RaiA: MKINIKTTKIKLVPSIYKFIEKKISPLEKFTRFANNNYRSLSGKIKPSLEAFVEIEKGTHHKKGLFFKAGCQLRFPGGTIRSEAISADIRTALDDVRADLQRQLRSQKAKMTAKFKRKSRVSKKESKISPSARFHKRERNLEEGI, translated from the coding sequence ATGAAGATAAATATTAAAACTACCAAAATAAAGTTGGTTCCTAGTATTTATAAGTTTATTGAGAAAAAAATAAGCCCTCTTGAAAAATTCACTAGATTTGCTAATAATAATTATCGCAGTCTTTCTGGCAAGATTAAACCATCATTGGAAGCTTTTGTTGAGATCGAAAAAGGCACTCATCACAAAAAAGGCCTTTTTTTTAAAGCAGGATGTCAATTGAGGTTTCCAGGGGGAACTATTCGTTCAGAAGCTATTTCAGCTGACATTAGAACTGCTTTAGACGATGTTAGAGCTGATCTCCAAAGGCAATTAAGGAGTCAGAAAGCAAAAATGACTGCAAAATTTAAAAGAAAAAGTCGAGTATCAAAAAAAGAATCCAAAATTTCTCCTTCTGCTAGATTTCATAAACGAGAAAGAAATTTAGAAGAAGGAATCTGA
- the murB gene encoding UDP-N-acetylmuramate dehydrogenase, whose protein sequence is MGQEFESDLSGVQLNVSLKNHSTFRVGGKTKYFFVVRKKQDLIKAVKLARKYNLLFFILGGGSKLLISDKEYQGLVIKIQMSEFKIQNNEILTEAGLSTATLVNIALENNLTGLEPLTGIPGTVGGATRGNAGASGGSIRGSIGDVIKQVEVFDREKEEVKIFKNKDCKFNYRTSIFKENPNLIVLSCVIQLKEEDKIEIEKKMKAYLAYRKKTQPLSFPSIGSIFKNYALTKSKISNFDKKLLKEFPELEKFIEKRTISAGYLIDKCDLKGKIIGEAKVSEKHANFIVNLGNAKAKDVKKLIELIKTKVKNKFGIILEEEIQYFNF, encoded by the coding sequence ATGGGCCAAGAATTTGAAAGCGATCTTTCTGGTGTACAATTAAATGTTTCGTTAAAGAATCATTCTACATTTAGAGTTGGAGGGAAAACAAAATATTTTTTTGTAGTCAGAAAAAAACAGGATTTAATAAAAGCTGTAAAATTAGCAAGGAAATATAACTTGTTGTTTTTTATTTTAGGAGGCGGAAGCAAATTATTAATATCAGATAAAGAGTATCAAGGATTGGTTATAAAAATTCAGATGTCAGAATTTAAAATTCAAAACAATGAAATTTTAACAGAGGCAGGCTTATCAACAGCAACGTTAGTAAACATTGCTTTAGAGAATAATTTAACCGGCTTAGAACCATTAACAGGGATTCCAGGAACAGTAGGAGGAGCTACAAGAGGAAATGCTGGTGCTTCTGGTGGTTCAATAAGGGGCTCAATAGGAGATGTTATAAAACAGGTAGAAGTTTTTGACAGAGAAAAAGAGGAAGTCAAAATCTTTAAAAACAAAGATTGTAAATTTAATTATAGGACCAGTATTTTTAAAGAAAATCCTAATTTGATTGTTTTATCTTGTGTAATTCAGTTAAAAGAAGAAGATAAAATAGAAATTGAAAAGAAAATGAAAGCATATCTAGCTTATCGTAAAAAAACACAACCTTTAAGCTTTCCTTCTATAGGAAGTATCTTTAAAAATTATGCGTTAACAAAATCAAAAATTTCTAATTTTGATAAGAAGCTTTTAAAAGAATTTCCAGAATTAGAAAAATTTATTGAGAAGAGAACAATATCCGCAGGTTATTTAATTGATAAATGCGATTTAAAAGGAAAAATTATTGGAGAAGCAAAAGTTTCAGAAAAACACGCAAACTTTATTGTTAATTTAGGAAATGCAAAAGCAAAAGATGTAAAAAAATTAATTGAATTAATAAAAACTAAAGTTAAAAACAAATTTGGAATTATTTTAGAAGAAGAAATTCAATATTTTAATTTTTAA
- a CDS encoding peptidoglycan-binding protein, which translates to MKNLTFISIILIIVFLPIFVKAEQVLGDSASFYIESSYDSLKREQIQATLREISQTAYWYVDNGWWDGLEENEQFEMNNAITALSQEFTTNIYPVLTQNFGSEWKPGIDKDLRITILMHPMNEQVGSYFNSADEFPKSQILTSNEKEMIYFNALNLGSDLAKSFLAHEFQHLISFNQKEKIYGVSEDIWLNEARSEYVSSMLGYNEVFEGSDLQRRIQNFLDKPYDSLTEWRNLSYDYGVASLFIHYLVDHYGVRILIDSLKSSQTGIQSLNSALMKAGFEEDFSQIFTDWTIAILINDCSLFNKYCYLNNNLKNLKLNPLINYLPSIGKSTLSVTNTTKDWAGNWHKFIGGNHGDLKVEFITSSLTKFKIPYLVQNDQGELSITFLEPDSDGKANIYVSGFGSSNISLTIIPSAQNKTSNFLDSEPSISFFWSASTVEESEEPQEDELTAKLLAQIDELRKEITRLQAQLDALLGTGSVSNGDCTSFDKNLYYGMTNDNEIKCLQEFLKSQGTDIYPEGLITGNFLSLTKQAVIRFQDKYSSEILTPIGLESGTGFVGPMTRTKINQLSD; encoded by the coding sequence ATGAAAAATTTAACTTTTATTTCAATCATTTTAATCATTGTTTTTTTACCTATTTTTGTTAAAGCTGAACAAGTCCTAGGGGATTCAGCTAGTTTTTATATTGAATCTTCTTATGATTCTTTAAAAAGAGAACAAATTCAGGCTACTTTAAGAGAAATTTCCCAAACAGCATATTGGTATGTAGATAATGGCTGGTGGGATGGATTAGAAGAAAACGAACAGTTTGAAATGAATAACGCAATAACTGCCTTGTCTCAAGAATTCACAACCAATATTTATCCTGTTTTAACTCAGAATTTTGGCTCTGAATGGAAGCCAGGGATAGATAAAGACTTAAGGATTACAATCTTAATGCATCCAATGAATGAGCAGGTCGGCAGTTATTTTAACAGCGCTGATGAATTTCCAAAATCTCAAATCCTTACTTCAAACGAGAAAGAGATGATTTATTTTAATGCTTTGAATTTAGGTAGTGATTTAGCAAAAAGCTTTTTAGCTCATGAGTTTCAGCATTTGATTTCTTTTAATCAGAAAGAAAAAATTTATGGGGTTTCTGAAGATATTTGGTTAAATGAAGCGCGTTCAGAATATGTATCAAGCATGTTAGGATATAATGAAGTTTTTGAAGGAAGTGATTTACAAAGAAGGATACAGAATTTTTTAGACAAACCTTATGATTCTTTAACTGAATGGAGAAATCTTTCTTATGATTATGGGGTGGCAAGTTTATTTATACATTATTTAGTTGACCATTATGGTGTAAGGATTTTAATAGATTCCTTAAAAAGTTCGCAGACAGGCATCCAGAGTTTAAATTCTGCATTAATGAAAGCTGGATTTGAGGAAGATTTTAGTCAGATTTTTACTGATTGGACCATTGCTATTTTAATTAATGATTGTTCTTTATTTAATAAATATTGTTATTTAAATAACAACTTAAAAAATCTGAAACTTAATCCTTTAATCAATTATCTTCCTTCAATTGGAAAAAGCACCTTATCAGTTACAAATACAACTAAAGACTGGGCAGGAAACTGGCATAAATTCATTGGTGGCAATCACGGAGATTTGAAAGTGGAATTTATAACTTCTTCTTTGACTAAGTTCAAGATCCCTTATTTAGTTCAAAATGATCAAGGCGAACTATCAATTACTTTTTTAGAACCAGATAGTGATGGCAAGGCAAATATCTATGTTTCTGGATTCGGTTCTTCAAATATTTCTTTAACAATTATTCCTTCTGCTCAAAATAAAACTTCTAATTTTTTAGATTCAGAACCTTCTATTTCTTTTTTCTGGTCAGCTTCTACTGTCGAAGAATCAGAAGAGCCGCAAGAAGATGAATTAACAGCTAAGCTTTTAGCTCAAATTGATGAACTTAGAAAAGAGATAACAAGACTTCAAGCGCAATTAGATGCGCTTTTAGGCACAGGTTCAGTGTCAAATGGAGATTGTACTAGTTTTGATAAAAACCTTTATTATGGCATGACAAATGATAATGAAATAAAATGTTTGCAGGAATTTTTAAAATCTCAAGGAACAGACATTTATCCTGAAGGTTTAATCACAGGAAACTTTCTTTCTTTAACAAAACAAGCCGTTATCCGTTTTCAAGACAAATATTCCAGTGAGATTTTAACTCCAATAGGTTTAGAATCAGGAACTGGTTTTGTTGGACCAATGACAAGAACTAAAATCAATCAGTTGTCTGATTAG